In the genome of Pirellulales bacterium, one region contains:
- a CDS encoding redoxin domain-containing protein has product MAAIFGNKWRWFAVAAVVKLVLTGLVFALAAPAAHSASPTAEQALKLLPMQKDVDYDRPTPEEAARCTMKAEKQKGQTGWVVRDGDGKTLREFVDTNGDNVVDRWSYFKDGVEVYRDIDPKFVGKATEHRWLNTAGIRWGVSKGGASPLEYWKMISAEEASSEVVGALRDRDPARFNRLLLTSTELRSLGLNAAKAKELAEKIAAAPAAFAELADRQTTITAKSNWVHFGGNRPGVVPTGTFGSPADIEVYENVVAVVDTDGSDTQIQIGTMIKAGDCWRIVDVPGVPEHGKLADSQPGIFFVAASARNTTGSQETAGSGGNEKMQKIMDELQKLDQQISAAAPAEQAKLNEKRADFFEQVIADVGPADRAQWVRQMTDTISAAVQSATYPGGAERLKTLYTKLEKNPQDADLAAYVEFRELSAEYALALQSPNPEFAKIQATWLQNLQTFVGRHPKSPDTADALLQLGIAEEFAGREEKAKEWYHQIVDNFDAAAAAKKAAGAIRRLDSVGKPIELTGKSTDGEQIDLASLKGKFVLIHYWATWCEPCKVDLAELKELQAKYAASGLAIIGVSLDTNRQSLDDYLSKNHLPWPQLFEPGGLDSRYANEMGILTLPTMILIDADGKVANRGIHISELDTELHNRLK; this is encoded by the coding sequence ATGGCTGCGATCTTTGGCAACAAATGGCGGTGGTTCGCGGTGGCGGCGGTCGTGAAATTGGTTCTCACCGGGCTGGTGTTTGCCCTGGCGGCGCCGGCGGCCCACTCCGCGAGCCCGACGGCCGAGCAAGCTCTCAAACTGCTGCCGATGCAGAAAGATGTCGACTATGATCGGCCGACGCCTGAAGAAGCGGCGCGCTGCACGATGAAAGCCGAAAAGCAAAAAGGCCAGACGGGCTGGGTGGTCCGCGATGGCGATGGAAAGACGTTGCGCGAGTTCGTCGACACTAATGGCGACAACGTCGTCGATCGCTGGAGCTATTTCAAAGACGGCGTCGAAGTTTATCGCGATATCGATCCGAAATTCGTCGGCAAGGCCACCGAACATCGTTGGCTCAATACGGCCGGCATCCGTTGGGGTGTGTCGAAAGGGGGTGCTTCGCCGCTCGAGTATTGGAAAATGATCTCGGCCGAAGAGGCTTCGTCCGAGGTGGTCGGCGCCCTTCGAGACCGCGATCCGGCACGCTTCAATCGACTGTTGCTCACCTCGACCGAACTGCGTTCGCTCGGTCTGAACGCGGCCAAGGCGAAAGAGCTTGCCGAAAAGATTGCCGCTGCCCCGGCTGCGTTTGCCGAACTGGCCGACCGGCAAACGACGATCACGGCAAAATCCAATTGGGTGCATTTCGGTGGCAACCGGCCGGGCGTCGTTCCCACCGGCACTTTCGGATCGCCGGCCGATATCGAAGTTTATGAAAACGTCGTGGCGGTGGTCGACACCGACGGTAGCGATACGCAAATCCAAATCGGTACGATGATCAAGGCCGGCGATTGCTGGCGCATTGTCGATGTGCCGGGCGTGCCCGAGCATGGGAAGCTCGCGGATTCACAGCCGGGAATTTTCTTCGTGGCGGCTTCGGCTCGCAATACGACAGGATCGCAGGAAACGGCCGGGAGTGGGGGCAACGAAAAGATGCAAAAGATCATGGATGAGCTGCAAAAGCTCGACCAGCAGATTTCTGCCGCCGCGCCGGCTGAGCAAGCGAAGCTCAACGAAAAGCGAGCCGACTTTTTCGAGCAAGTGATCGCCGACGTTGGCCCGGCCGACCGTGCTCAATGGGTTCGCCAAATGACCGACACGATCAGTGCCGCCGTGCAATCAGCGACCTATCCCGGCGGGGCGGAACGTTTGAAGACACTCTACACCAAGCTCGAAAAAAATCCGCAAGACGCTGACCTGGCCGCGTATGTCGAGTTCCGCGAACTGTCGGCCGAATACGCGTTGGCGCTACAAAGCCCGAACCCTGAGTTTGCGAAGATTCAAGCGACATGGTTGCAGAATCTGCAAACGTTCGTCGGGCGGCATCCGAAAAGCCCCGACACTGCCGATGCCCTGCTGCAGTTGGGCATTGCCGAAGAATTCGCCGGCCGCGAAGAAAAAGCCAAAGAGTGGTATCACCAGATCGTCGACAATTTCGATGCGGCCGCCGCGGCAAAAAAAGCTGCCGGCGCCATCCGGCGATTGGATTCGGTCGGCAAGCCAATTGAGCTAACAGGCAAAAGCACCGACGGCGAGCAGATCGATCTGGCCAGCTTGAAAGGCAAGTTTGTCTTGATCCACTATTGGGCCACCTGGTGCGAGCCGTGCAAAGTCGATCTGGCGGAGCTAAAGGAACTGCAAGCGAAATATGCCGCCAGCGGCTTGGCGATCATCGGCGTAAGCCTCGACACGAACCGGCAATCGCTCGACGATTATCTGTCGAAGAACCATCTTCCTTGGCCGCAACTTTTCGAACCGGGCGGTCTCGATAGCCGCTACGCCAATGAGATGGGCATTCTGACGCTGCCGACAATGATCCTGATCGACGCTGACGGCAAAGTTGCTAACCGCGGCATTCACATCAGCGAACTGGATACCGAACTGCACAATCGGTTGAAGTGA
- a CDS encoding Dam family site-specific DNA-(adenine-N6)-methyltransferase, whose protein sequence is MNRIKSQIALTREDGQMQRMLFEDNLPVAPRVAPFKSQLLKWVGSKQRSAHQIISYFPDEFGTYIEPFLGSAGVLATLAPKRALASDVFRPLIEIWQALHDAPQTLKDWYASRRRRMMAGDKVEEYETIKAAYNARPNGADLLFLCRSCYGGVVRFRKADGFMSTPCGVHTPIDAKSFAARVDEWKRRTTGASFKVMDYVEAMRKATKGDLVYCDPPYKDTQKILYGAQAFDLRQLFETVRECKNRGVYVALSIDGTKRSGDFVCDIAMPDGLFEREVFVGCGRSMLRRFQMVGKTLEGEIVADRLLLTY, encoded by the coding sequence ATGAATAGAATCAAAAGCCAGATAGCCCTGACTCGCGAGGATGGCCAAATGCAACGGATGCTGTTTGAGGACAATCTGCCGGTTGCACCTCGGGTTGCGCCATTCAAGTCCCAATTGTTGAAATGGGTGGGCAGCAAACAGCGCTCGGCACACCAAATCATTTCCTACTTCCCAGACGAGTTCGGCACGTATATCGAGCCGTTTCTTGGAAGCGCTGGCGTGCTCGCCACGCTCGCTCCCAAGCGAGCCCTGGCTTCCGACGTTTTCCGCCCGTTGATCGAAATCTGGCAAGCGCTGCACGATGCGCCGCAAACGTTGAAGGACTGGTACGCGTCGCGTCGTCGCCGCATGATGGCGGGAGACAAAGTTGAAGAGTACGAAACGATAAAGGCCGCGTACAACGCAAGACCTAACGGGGCGGATTTGCTGTTTCTCTGCCGATCTTGCTATGGCGGGGTGGTCCGCTTTCGAAAAGCCGACGGATTCATGTCTACGCCGTGCGGCGTTCATACACCGATCGATGCGAAATCATTCGCAGCACGGGTCGACGAGTGGAAACGACGAACGACCGGCGCAAGTTTCAAAGTAATGGACTACGTCGAAGCCATGCGCAAGGCTACAAAGGGGGATCTGGTTTACTGCGACCCGCCATACAAAGACACCCAGAAAATCCTGTACGGCGCGCAAGCGTTCGATCTTCGCCAGCTTTTTGAGACAGTCCGCGAGTGCAAGAACCGGGGCGTGTACGTCGCATTGAGCATTGATGGGACCAAACGGTCCGGCGACTTCGTTTGCGATATCGCGATGCCCGACGGACTTTTCGAACGAGAAGTGTTTGTCGGCTGCGGCCGTTCGATGCTGCGCCGGTTTCAAATGGTCGGCAAGACGCTTGAAGGAGAAATCGTCGCCGACCGTCTACTTCTTACGTATTAG
- a CDS encoding helix-turn-helix transcriptional regulator produces MERSIFSADQRKLTDLLRQVRLGAGLRQDDLAKRLERPQSFVSKYESGERGLDLLELREICDALGISLQSFVERLEKSLQ; encoded by the coding sequence ATGGAAAGGAGCATCTTTAGCGCGGACCAACGCAAGCTGACGGACCTGCTTCGGCAGGTTCGCCTTGGGGCCGGGCTGCGCCAAGATGACCTCGCCAAAAGGCTCGAACGGCCGCAATCCTTTGTCAGCAAATACGAATCCGGGGAACGCGGTCTCGACCTGCTCGAACTCCGAGAAATTTGCGACGCACTAGGGATTTCCCTCCAGTCATTCGTCGAGCGTCTGGAGAAATCTTTGCAATGA
- the proC gene encoding pyrroline-5-carboxylate reductase translates to MFSQSLGFIGAGQMARALAKGFASANLVEPDRISAYDPLPAALQDFCGLVNGAISGGSNAEVVERSSVVVLAVKPQMIPAVAAELHGRLAEKLLISIAAGVRLKSLAELFGTTRVIRVMPNMPALVGSSASGYSLASGATADDARLVERLFSAVGRVVVVDEKLLDAVTGLSGSGPAFVFVMIEALADGGVRMGLPRAVALTLAAQTCKGAAEMVLATGDHPATLKDRVASPGGTTIAGLQALETGAVRAALMAAVEAATRRATELGGD, encoded by the coding sequence ATGTTTTCGCAATCCCTTGGGTTCATCGGCGCCGGACAAATGGCGCGCGCTTTGGCAAAAGGATTTGCAAGTGCAAACCTAGTCGAACCCGATCGCATCTCGGCCTACGATCCGCTTCCCGCGGCACTGCAGGATTTTTGTGGACTGGTGAACGGCGCCATTTCCGGCGGTTCGAATGCCGAGGTCGTGGAGCGCTCGAGCGTCGTCGTCTTGGCGGTCAAACCGCAAATGATTCCCGCCGTGGCGGCTGAATTGCACGGCCGGCTTGCCGAGAAGCTGTTGATCTCGATCGCGGCCGGGGTGCGCTTGAAATCGCTTGCCGAATTGTTTGGCACGACGCGTGTCATCCGCGTCATGCCGAACATGCCAGCACTCGTCGGTTCGAGCGCTAGCGGCTATAGTTTGGCCTCCGGCGCGACGGCCGACGACGCACGCTTGGTCGAGCGGCTGTTTAGCGCCGTCGGTCGAGTCGTGGTCGTGGATGAAAAGCTGCTCGACGCGGTGACCGGCTTGAGCGGCTCCGGTCCGGCGTTTGTTTTCGTGATGATCGAAGCGTTGGCGGATGGCGGCGTGAGGATGGGGTTGCCGCGGGCAGTGGCGCTGACATTGGCCGCCCAAACTTGCAAGGGTGCGGCGGAAATGGTGTTGGCGACCGGCGACCATCCGGCCACGTTGAAAGACCGCGTGGCGAGCCCCGGCGGCACGACGATCGCCGGGTTACAGGCATTGGAAACCGGGGCGGTGCGTGCGGCGCTGATGGCGGCCGTCGAAGCCGCGACGCGCCGGGCAACCGAACTCGGCGGCGATTAG
- a CDS encoding FlgD immunoglobulin-like domain containing protein, whose translation MRFKAIRFTRRHWIATAILTACGLLAARHADAAESEFSYELPAAATTSAGVYDAQGRLVRVLWTVEKRPAGKATAQWDGQDQFGKPAPSGTYEFRVVVDRATYENVGAIGNSGRTPAPADHTPTGMSSVAVDAEGAIYTANGWDEAGADFTKWDANGNVVYDGRYQMRNGQPNGAPYSIAVDRSTIYCGMEGWASKPWNHKQQVQRFALADGKLEKFTDVSDKFGHIELYEWPERQVPAGTLEADAELMRMPLRSLAVAGNSLLVADALSGKIRRFDKATGRAEGEFQVRLPQALAVDREGRIWVGHEHSRLSVFSPEGKRIAEPLGQLGEIVALAFGPDSRLYVADRKAGQVLIYKVTENHAASGGNTIAVDDRVERFGQPAKPGDRAADHFFELRGVAVDPHGFMATIQTEPAGGARVARWSPDKKLVWEQFGCEFVSLGKYGADDPATLYSMTFHRYHLADHKLGHWQYTGCMIDQKPAYKSDVHGVPRLLKFGEHKFWFMPTGDGVQVYRIDETGGMRLAAILGSSSPDVEGNPRGSGGGQWSWSDTKGDGKLLPAEVQWFKKPGQQRHAVFGVDVDSHGDAWFGELNTHAIWTVAMAGLNAAGNPTYDWSKGREAVPKDTSPLEFQANMAQRADDGSIYALGWSKPWPSPKGNPFWMGGTTLVRFDKHGERLWAVPLPEVSVGMDTIPGGGKTHHGEAAAGNSGGGCIVGTGKNAALLHYNADGLLIGRVSPGTAMAKQSGWFDNHACVAVNRDRRDGILDVFTEDDFALRIGWYRIDDRNIDVLSGAILRK comes from the coding sequence ATGCGATTCAAAGCGATCCGTTTTACTCGACGGCATTGGATTGCCACGGCCATTTTGACCGCCTGCGGCTTGCTGGCCGCGAGGCACGCTGATGCGGCGGAAAGCGAATTCAGCTATGAATTGCCCGCGGCCGCAACGACCAGTGCGGGCGTCTACGATGCGCAGGGTCGGTTGGTGCGCGTTTTGTGGACGGTCGAAAAAAGGCCGGCGGGCAAGGCGACCGCACAGTGGGATGGCCAAGATCAGTTCGGCAAGCCGGCGCCGAGCGGCACGTACGAATTCCGCGTCGTCGTCGATCGCGCGACTTACGAGAACGTGGGGGCGATCGGCAATAGCGGCCGGACGCCGGCTCCGGCCGATCACACTCCGACTGGAATGAGCTCCGTCGCCGTCGATGCCGAGGGGGCCATTTACACGGCAAACGGCTGGGATGAAGCCGGAGCCGATTTCACGAAGTGGGATGCCAATGGCAACGTCGTCTACGATGGCCGCTATCAAATGCGCAACGGCCAGCCCAACGGCGCACCGTATTCGATCGCCGTCGATCGTTCGACGATTTATTGCGGCATGGAAGGCTGGGCCTCGAAGCCGTGGAATCACAAGCAGCAAGTGCAACGGTTCGCATTGGCCGACGGCAAGCTCGAAAAATTCACCGATGTGTCCGATAAGTTTGGTCATATCGAGCTGTATGAATGGCCGGAGCGGCAGGTTCCCGCCGGCACACTCGAAGCCGATGCCGAGTTGATGCGAATGCCGCTGCGGTCGCTGGCCGTGGCGGGCAATTCGCTGCTGGTGGCGGATGCGCTCTCCGGAAAAATTCGCCGGTTCGATAAGGCGACCGGGCGGGCGGAGGGAGAATTCCAAGTGCGGTTGCCGCAGGCCCTGGCGGTGGATCGCGAAGGCCGGATCTGGGTGGGGCACGAACATAGCCGACTCAGCGTTTTTTCGCCGGAAGGAAAGCGGATCGCCGAACCGCTCGGCCAGCTCGGCGAAATCGTAGCGCTTGCCTTCGGTCCCGATTCGCGGCTCTATGTGGCCGATCGGAAGGCCGGGCAGGTGTTGATTTACAAAGTGACTGAGAATCACGCGGCAAGCGGCGGCAACACGATCGCCGTCGACGACCGTGTCGAGCGATTCGGACAACCGGCCAAGCCGGGCGATCGCGCGGCCGACCATTTCTTCGAGCTCCGCGGCGTTGCCGTCGATCCGCACGGATTCATGGCCACGATCCAAACCGAGCCGGCCGGCGGCGCTCGCGTCGCGCGCTGGTCGCCCGACAAAAAGCTCGTCTGGGAGCAATTTGGCTGCGAATTCGTGTCGCTTGGGAAATACGGCGCCGACGATCCGGCGACACTGTATTCGATGACATTCCACCGCTACCACTTGGCCGACCATAAGCTCGGCCACTGGCAATACACGGGCTGCATGATCGACCAGAAGCCAGCATACAAAAGCGATGTGCACGGCGTACCGCGGCTCTTGAAATTCGGCGAGCACAAATTCTGGTTCATGCCCACCGGCGACGGCGTGCAAGTGTATCGCATCGACGAAACGGGCGGCATGCGGCTGGCGGCAATTCTCGGTTCGAGCTCGCCGGATGTCGAAGGCAATCCGCGCGGGTCGGGCGGCGGGCAGTGGAGTTGGTCTGACACGAAGGGAGACGGGAAGCTTTTGCCGGCCGAAGTACAATGGTTCAAGAAACCGGGGCAGCAGCGGCATGCCGTGTTCGGCGTCGATGTCGATTCGCACGGCGATGCGTGGTTCGGCGAATTGAACACGCACGCCATTTGGACCGTGGCGATGGCGGGCCTCAACGCGGCCGGCAATCCGACCTACGATTGGTCGAAGGGGCGCGAAGCAGTGCCGAAAGACACTTCGCCGCTTGAATTTCAGGCCAATATGGCCCAACGGGCCGATGACGGTTCGATCTATGCCCTCGGCTGGTCGAAGCCCTGGCCCTCGCCGAAGGGGAATCCGTTTTGGATGGGCGGCACCACGCTCGTGCGATTCGACAAGCACGGCGAGCGGCTGTGGGCCGTACCGCTCCCCGAGGTGTCGGTCGGGATGGATACGATTCCCGGCGGCGGGAAAACGCACCACGGCGAGGCAGCCGCGGGTAATTCGGGCGGCGGCTGCATTGTCGGCACGGGAAAGAATGCCGCCTTGTTGCACTACAACGCCGATGGATTGCTGATCGGCCGCGTTTCGCCAGGCACGGCGATGGCAAAGCAAAGCGGCTGGTTCGACAATCACGCCTGCGTCGCGGTGAATCGCGACCGCCGCGACGGAATTCTCGACGTGTTCACCGAAGATGATTTCGCGCTTCGCATCGGCTGGTATCGGATTGACGATCGCAACATCGACGTGTTGAGCGGTGCGATTTTACGGAAGTGA
- a CDS encoding cold shock domain-containing protein, which translates to MASGTIKKLVSDKGFGFIQTGDGGDIFFHHSTVQNSQFDNLREGQSVEYTVEQGGGQKGKGPRAASVTPV; encoded by the coding sequence ATGGCGTCAGGTACGATCAAGAAGTTGGTTAGCGACAAAGGATTCGGGTTCATTCAGACGGGCGACGGTGGAGATATTTTCTTCCATCATTCGACTGTCCAAAACAGTCAGTTCGACAATCTGAGAGAAGGCCAGTCGGTGGAATACACCGTCGAGCAAGGCGGGGGCCAAAAGGGCAAAGGACCTCGAGCCGCTTCAGTCACGCCGGTCTAA
- a CDS encoding NAD(P)H-hydrate epimerase: MNNSDNSAGFSASREQVRRLDARCVSDYGLSSLVLMENAGRGVADLLCRLIQDSGPEPGGPSVICCGRGNNGGDGFVAARHLDLRRLPVEVLLFAEPASLTGDAAVNFRVLEKCGVPIRVFAGQPVMAELAVALANGDWIVDALLGTGSHGDPRPPLDQIIGAINAAGKPILAVDLPSGLDCDTGQAGHPTVRAPYTCTFVAAKRGFSAPAADEYTGQVHIADIGAPRKLVDEILGEILGEILAEPPSPQR; this comes from the coding sequence GTGAATAATTCCGACAACTCCGCCGGATTTTCGGCCAGCCGCGAACAGGTCCGCAGGCTCGATGCTCGTTGCGTTTCGGACTACGGCCTGAGCAGCTTGGTGCTGATGGAAAATGCCGGCCGCGGCGTGGCGGATTTGCTCTGCCGGCTTATTCAGGACAGCGGGCCTGAGCCAGGCGGTCCGAGCGTAATCTGCTGCGGACGCGGCAATAATGGCGGCGACGGCTTCGTCGCCGCCCGCCACCTCGACTTGCGGCGCCTTCCGGTCGAAGTCTTGCTGTTCGCCGAGCCGGCAAGTCTGACCGGCGACGCGGCAGTGAACTTTCGCGTGTTGGAAAAGTGCGGCGTGCCGATCCGTGTCTTTGCTGGACAGCCCGTAATGGCAGAGCTGGCGGTGGCGCTTGCGAATGGCGATTGGATTGTCGACGCCTTGCTCGGCACGGGCAGCCATGGCGACCCACGCCCGCCGCTCGACCAGATCATCGGCGCCATCAACGCCGCCGGCAAACCGATCCTCGCGGTCGATCTACCCAGCGGCCTGGATTGCGACACGGGCCAGGCGGGGCATCCGACAGTCCGCGCCCCATACACCTGCACATTCGTCGCTGCCAAGCGCGGCTTCTCCGCCCCCGCCGCTGACGAATACACCGGCCAGGTTCACATCGCCGATATCGGCGCCCCGCGCAAACTCGTCGATGAAATCCTCGGCGAAATCCTCGGTGAAATCCTCGCCGAACCCCCGAGCCCGCAGCGCTAG
- the guaB gene encoding IMP dehydrogenase, which translates to MSDKLAYQAFTFDDVLLEPRYSDVVPAEVNVASQLTKRIRLNIPVLSSPMDTVTESEMAIALAQEGGLSVIHKNMSVERQTEEVDKVKRSANGIIFDPVTLPPDATIGRAREVMQQYNVSGVPITQGRRLVGIITRRDLRFLETSEPKISDIMTRDKLVTATGTVTLEEAEKILMVNKVEKLLLVDENNTLTGLITIKDIDMMKRFPQACKDRQGRLRVGAAVGVFDFERAESLIAKDVDVLIVDSAHGHSANVIETVKKIKSQWDIDVVAGNVATAAGCRDLIAAGADAIKIGIGPGSICTTRVISGVGVPQISAILQAAEATKSEGIPLVADGGIRYSGDVTKAIAAGAHTVMLGGLLAGVAESPGQQILYQGRTFKVYRGMGSLGAMVKGSSERYRQSGSRVADKLVPEGVEGRVPFKGPLSPFIYQLVGGLRAGMGYCGARTIDQLRKEARFIQVSPASVRESHPHDIAITQEAPNYSAEYTGVENG; encoded by the coding sequence ATGAGCGACAAGCTCGCCTATCAGGCCTTCACGTTCGACGACGTTCTGCTCGAACCGCGCTATTCCGACGTTGTGCCGGCCGAAGTGAACGTCGCCAGCCAATTGACCAAGCGAATCCGGCTCAATATCCCCGTGCTTAGCTCGCCCATGGACACGGTCACGGAAAGCGAAATGGCCATCGCGCTGGCCCAGGAAGGCGGCCTGAGCGTCATCCACAAGAATATGTCGGTCGAACGGCAAACCGAGGAGGTCGACAAGGTCAAGCGCAGCGCCAACGGCATCATCTTCGATCCCGTGACCCTGCCGCCCGACGCCACCATTGGCCGGGCCCGCGAAGTGATGCAGCAATACAACGTCTCCGGGGTGCCGATCACGCAAGGCCGCCGGCTGGTGGGAATTATCACCCGCCGCGATCTGCGGTTTCTCGAAACCAGCGAGCCGAAAATCTCCGACATCATGACCCGCGATAAGCTGGTGACTGCGACGGGGACCGTAACGCTTGAAGAGGCTGAGAAGATTTTGATGGTAAATAAGGTCGAGAAACTCTTGCTGGTTGACGAAAATAACACACTGACGGGCTTAATAACGATCAAAGACATCGACATGATGAAGCGGTTTCCGCAAGCCTGCAAAGATAGGCAAGGCAGGCTGCGGGTCGGTGCGGCGGTCGGGGTGTTCGATTTCGAACGTGCCGAAAGCCTCATCGCCAAAGATGTCGATGTGCTGATCGTCGATAGTGCCCACGGCCATTCGGCCAACGTCATCGAGACGGTCAAGAAGATCAAGAGTCAGTGGGATATCGACGTGGTGGCGGGAAACGTGGCGACCGCCGCTGGTTGCCGCGACCTGATCGCCGCCGGGGCCGACGCGATAAAAATCGGCATCGGCCCGGGTTCGATTTGCACCACGCGGGTGATTTCCGGGGTCGGCGTTCCGCAGATCAGCGCTATTTTGCAAGCTGCGGAGGCGACGAAATCCGAGGGCATCCCGCTGGTGGCCGATGGAGGAATTCGGTATTCGGGCGACGTGACCAAGGCTATCGCCGCGGGCGCGCATACGGTGATGCTCGGCGGATTGCTGGCCGGCGTAGCGGAAAGCCCGGGCCAACAAATCCTGTATCAAGGACGAACATTCAAGGTTTATCGCGGCATGGGTTCGCTGGGGGCGATGGTCAAGGGCTCGAGCGAACGCTACCGACAAAGCGGATCTCGCGTTGCGGACAAATTGGTTCCCGAAGGGGTGGAAGGGCGGGTGCCGTTCAAAGGCCCGCTCAGCCCGTTCATTTATCAACTCGTCGGGGGACTTCGAGCCGGAATGGGCTATTGCGGCGCGCGGACGATCGACCAGCTACGCAAGGAAGCGCGCTTCATCCAGGTCTCGCCAGCGAGCGTCAGGGAGAGTCATCCACATGACATCGCCATTACGCAGGAAGCACCGAACTACAGTGCCGAATACACGGGGGTCGAAAACGGCTGA